Within Micromonospora parathelypteridis, the genomic segment GTCGCCGCCCGGACGGAGACGCCCGAGCTGCTGGGCATCGCGGCCGACGATCCCCTCATCGCCGGAGTCGTCGGCTGGGTCGACCTCACCGCCGACAGCGTCGGCGATCGCCTCGACCGGCTCCGGGCCGCACGCGGCGGAGACTGGCTGGTCGGGATCAGACATGTCGTCCAATCCGAATCTGACCCGGCGTACCTCGACCGTCCGGACGTCCGGCGGGGCATCGCCGCGGTCGGCGCCGCCGGCCTCGCCTTCGACCTGCTGGTGCGTGACCACCAACTGCCGGCGGCCACCCGACTCGTCCGCGATCTGCCCCAGATGCGGTTCGTCCTGGACCACCTCGGCAAGCCGTCGCTCGGGCACGACGGCCTCGGCGACTGGCCCCGTGACCTGCGTGCGCTCGCCGCCGAGCCCAACACGACGGCGAAGCTCTCCGGCCTGGTGACCGAAGTGGACGGCCCGTCCTGGACGACGGCGGACCTGCGGCCCGCCATCGAGCATGCGCTCGACGTGTTCGGCCCGAACCGGCTGATGTTCGGCTCGGACTGGCCGGTGTGTCTGCTCGCCACCTCGTACACCCGCTGGGTCGAGGCCCTCACCGACCTGCTGGACCCGCTCGCCGACGACGAGCGTGCGGCGATCTGGCGACGGACCGCCCGGCGGGCGTACCGGCTGGAGACGTCGTGACCCCGCGGCGTCTCGCGGCCTGACGGGCCGAAAACCCCGCGGCCTGACGGGCCGAAAACCCTCGCCGCCTGCGCCTGCTGATCGATCGGTCGCAGGTTGTGCCAGTTTGATCAGACGTATGCCCGCAGTGGCCTGCGTATCGATGACAAAACATGCCCGCAAGACCTTGGCAACATATGTCGATGCGTGGCAAGGTAACGCCTGATCGAGGGAAACATCCGACCTATCTCTACGGGCGGTGCGGGCATGCGAGGTCCGACGATGAGTACGGTCGAGGCAACCGCCGGCTCGCAGCGCGGCGAACTCAGCGACTGGGTCCGGGAACGGGTCTCCCACGCCGTCTCCGAGCTGACCGCCGCGACCGCGCTCGTCGTCCTGTTCATCGCGTTGACCGTCGCCAGTCCCTATTTCCTGACCGCGGACAACCTCTTCAACATCGGGGCGCAGACCGCGGTGATCGCCATCATCGCCACGGCGCAGACGATGGTCATCATCACGAAGGGCATCGACCTGTCCGTGGGGTCGGTCGCCGCGCTCGCCGGCGTCGTGGGCGCGATGGTCGTCCGCGACCTCGGCTTCTCGCTCTGGGCGGCGACGGTCGTCGCGATCGGTGTCGGCGCGCTGGCCGGGCTGCTGAACGGGCTGCTGGTGACCGTGGCCCGGATCCCGCCGTTCATCGCGACGCTCGGAACGATGTCCGTGGGCCGCGGTCTCGTCTTCATCGTCAGCGGCGCGGTCGGCGTCTACGGCCTGCCCCGATCCTTCCAACTGCTCGGCAACGGGGAGATCCTCGGCATCCCGTTCGCCGTGGTGATCACCGTTCTCGTCGCCGTCGGGGTTGCCTTCCTGCTCTCCCAGACGCGCTTCGGCCAGTACACCTACGCGATGGGCTCCAACCTGGAGGCGGCCCGCCGCTCCGGAATAAGGGTGCGGCGTCACCTGACCGGGGTGTACGTGCTGGCGGGTGTGCTGGTCGGGCTGGGCGGCATGATCGCCGCGTCCCGGGTCAACTCCGGCCAGCCGAACTACGGCATCTCGCTGGAGCTCGATGTCATCGCCGCCGCGGTCATCGGTGGAGCCAGCCTCTTCGGAGGCCAGGGCCGGATCGTCGGGACGATCATCGGCGCCTTCCTCATCGCCCTGGTCCGCAACGGCGCCGTCCTGCTCGACATCAGCATCCACTACCAGCAGGTGATCGTCGGCCTGATCATCTGGGCCGCCGTGTACTTCGACCAGTACCGCCGACGGCGGCTGGAAGCACGGGGTTGACATGCCATTCCGAGAGTCCGAACGAGGAAGGACACGCACCATGGCGCACACCACCACCAGCCGACGGGCGCGACGGCCCATCCTGCGCGCACAGGCCATTCTGGCCGTAGCCGCGGCGACCGCTCTTCTCAGCGCCTGCGGCGGAGTCGAGGTCCGCGACGGAGGCGACGGCGCGACCAAGGACGCGAGCGGTCCGTTGAAGCTCGCCGTCGTCCCGAAGGCCGTCGGGGCCGACTACTGGAACACCGTGAAGGCGGGCGCGGAGTGTGCCGCGCAGCGCGCCGGTGACGTCACCGTCCAGTGGGACGGGGTGACCACCGAAACCGACGTCGAGGGCCAGGTCAACCTGATCCAGAACTTCGTCACCAAGAAGGTCGACGGCATCGTGTACGCGGCGACCGACTCCAGCGCGTTGGCGCCGGCGACCGACCAGGCGCTGGGCGCCAACATCCCGGTCGCGATGATCGACTCTGGCACCAGCCCGCAACCGTCGAGCGTGCCGCTCTTCGCCACCGACAACCGTGCGTCGGCCACCGAGGCGGCGAAGATGCTCGCCACCGAACTCGGCCCCGGCAACCACGAGGTGGCACTTGTCGAGTTCCAGCCCGGATCGCAGACCAACACCGAGCGGGTCGACGGCTTCAAGGCCGGCCTCGCACAGTTCCCCAACCTGAAGCTGGTCGGCCAGCAGCCCAGCCGCAGTGACGTCAACGAGGCGCGACGCGTCACCGAGAACATCCTGACGGCCAACCCCAACCTCGCCGGCATCTTCGCGGCCAACGAGCCGAGTGTGCTGGGCGCCGCGCAGGCCATCCAGGCGGCGAACAAGTCCGGCAAGGTGGTCATCATCGGTTGGGACGCCGCCCCGGACGAGATCGCCGGCGTGCGCAGCGGCCAGATCTCGGCGCTGGTCGTGCAGAACCCGTTCAAGATGGGCTACTTCGGCGTCGACAAGATGGTCAAGCACCTCCGCGACAAGGCGCCGCTGGCGTCAGCGGACACCGGCGTCACGTTCGTCACGAAGGAGAACATCGACTCCGCGGAGATCAAGGCGGTGCTCGAACCGAGTTGCGCCAACCCCCCGGTGCAGTGATGGGCACCACCCCGACGGCCACCGCCGACAGCGACCGGCAGCCGACCACCGACGAACCACCGGTCCTCGAAGCCCGTGGCATCGTCAAGCGGTTCGGGCACGTCGAGGCGCTGCGCGGCGCCGACTTCACGGTCCACCGGGGTGAGGTCGTCGCGCTGATCGGCGACAACGGCGCCGGAAAGAGCACTCTGATCAAGACGTTGTCCGGTGTGCACCCGCCCGACGAGGGCGAGATCCGGGTGGATGGCCGTCCCGTCCAGTTCTCCACCCCGCTGGACGCCCGGCGCGCAGGGGTGGAGACCGTCTACCAGGATCTCGCCGTCGCCGACGACCTCAGCGTGGCCGCCAACCTGTACCTCGGGCGGGAGCTCCTGCGCTCCGGGCCGCTCGGTCGGCTGGGGCTGCTCGACAAGCGGGCCATGCGGCAGGGCGCCGCCGCGGCCCTCGACGAACTGGGTGTCCGGATCCCCCGGGTCACCACCCCGATCGCGATGTTGTCCGGTGGGCAGCGGCAGTGCGTCGCGGTGGCCCGCGCCATCATCTGGGCCACCAGCGTGGTCATCCTGGACGAGCCCACCGCAGCGCTCGGCGTGGTTCAGACGCAGCGCGTGCTCGACGTCGTCCGCCGTGCCCGCGACGCTGGCATGTCGGTGGTGCTGGTGAGCCACAACATGCCTCAGGTGCTCGAGATCGCCGACCGGGTCGAGGTGCTGCGTCTCGGCCGGCGGGCCGCCCGGCTCCGCGCGGACGAGGTCACCACCGACGACCTGGTCGCGGCGATGACCGGAAGCATCAGCGGCGCGGAACGGGACGAGCGCTGACGGCGGCTTAGAACCGTGCGGGCTCGGCGTTCGTGTCACCGTCGTCGGGTAGCCCGTGCAACGACTCCTCCACCCCGATCAGGTGGTTGGCCATCCGGACGCGGGCCCGCTCCGGGTCGCGCGCCCGCAGGGCCCGCAGAATCGCGACATGTTCGTCATGGGTACGCCGGTCCGCGCCCTCCTCGTGCAGGCTCCGCCAGAGCCGCCCGCGTAGGGTGCGTCCGGCGAAGGCCTCGATCAGGCCGACGAGCACCGGATTCTCGGCGTGCACGGCGATGATCCGGTGGAAGGCGATGTCGATCTCCATGATCCGCTCGTGGTCCTGCGGCGACTGACCGGCGATCCGGGCCGCCTCGTCGAGCAGGTCCCCCGCCTGAGCGAGCGCCTCGTCGGTGATCCTGGTCGCCGCTAACCGGGCGGCCTCGCACTCCAGCAGCCGCCGGACGGTGTGGATGTGCCGTGGGTCGCCCTGGCCCTGGAAGTCCACCACGAAGCCCATCGGGGCCAGCAGTTGCGGCGCGTCGAGGTTGGTGACGTAGGTGCCGTCACCCTGGCGAATGTTGACGATGCCGAGGATCGACAGGGCCGACATCCCCTCGCGCAGCGAGCCCCGCGAGACGCCGAGCGACTCGGCGAGGTCCTTCTCGATGGGCAGCCGGTCCCCGGGCTTGAACCGTCCTTCGAGGATCATCCGCTTGATGCCGTTCACCACCTCGTCGGTGCGCGACATGACACCTCCTAGCGGCCGGCGGGGGCGGCTGTCCCACCCGCGATCACGTACGGCTCCGGAGATGACACGGTAGTCGGGTGCGTCGCAGCCCAGTAGGGGCCGTCGGGGAAGCGGTAGAGCGCGACCGACTCGGGACGCATCCGGGTGGAGTAGCCGGGCTGGCTGGGCAGGACGTAACCGCTGCCCGAGCCGGCGTCGCGGACGATGCACGGGTCGGTGAAGTGCTCGTGCAGGTGGTCGACGAACTCGGTGACACGGTCGGTGAGATCCCCCGAGATCGAGACGTAGTCGAGCACCGAGACGTGTTGGACCATCTCGCACAGCCCGACACCGCCGGCGTGTGGGCACACGGGGACGTCGAACTTCGCGGCGAGGAGCAGCACGGCGACGATCTCGTTGATGCTGGCCAGCCTGCCGGTGTCCAACTGGCAGAAGTCGATGGCGCCGGCCTGGAACAGCTGCTTGAACATCACCCGGTTGTGGCAGTGTTCGCCGGTGGCGACTCCGATGGGAGCGACGGCGCGGCGGACGGCCGCATGGCCCAGGATGTCGTCGGGGCTGGTCGGCTCCTCGATCCACAGTGGCTCGAACTGGGCGAGGGCCTTGACCCACTCGATGGCCTGTCCGACGTCCCACACCTGGTTGGCGTCGATCATCAGGTTGCGGTGCGGGCCGAGGATCTCCCGGGCGATCCCACACCGGCGGATGTCGTCGTCGAGGTTGGCGCCCACCTTGAGCTTGACGTAGCCGTAGCCGGTGTCCACCGCCTCCTGACACAGCCGGCGCAGCTTGTCGTCGCCGTAGCCGAGCCAGCCGGCCGAGGTGGTGTAGGCGGGGTAGCCGGTGCGGTCGAGCTCGGCGAGGCGATCGGCCTTCGTGCTCTCTTTGGCGCGCAGGATGGCCAGTGCCTCGTCCCGGGTCAGCGCGTCGGACAGGTAGCGCAGGTCCGCGATGTCGACGAGCTGCTCGGGGGACATGTCGACGAGCAGCCGCCACAGCGGCTTGTCGGCGACCCGGGCGACCAGGTCCCACGACGCGTTCAGCACGGCGGCCAGCGACAGGTGGACGACGCCCTTCTCCGGCCCGAGCCAACGCAGTTGGGAGTCGGAGGTGAGGAAGCGGTAGACCGCGCCCATGTCCGCTGCCATCGTCGCGACGTCCAGGCCCACGAGGCGCTGCGCCTGATGGACCGCCGCCGCGGCGACGATGTCGTTGCCCCGACCGATGGTGAAGGTCAGACCGTGGCCCGCGAGTGGCGCGCCCACGCTGTCGACGCCGTCGGTGTGCAGAACGACGTAGGCCGCCGAGTAGTCGCCGTCCTTGTTCATGGCGTCGGAGCCGTCAGCGGTCAGGGAGGTGGGGAAGCGGACGTCCTCGACGGTGACGGCAGTGATCTGCGGCATGCGCTCCTCGCCCGACGTGGCCAAAGATCAGATGATCACTGGGAGTATACGGAGAGCGGCTTCGACGCGTCAACGATGTCGATCACCTCTGGACCCCAGACATCCAATGTTTCGGGCGTGATCCGAAATTGGGAACCTTGCCGTCCTTCGATGACCGTATCGGTTGCCCGCAGGTTAAGGGGGCCTTGCTCGTGCTGGTAGGTGCCGTTCCGGTGGTAAATCTTCCAGTGGTTCGAGGGTTGACTCGCCCCGCCGGCGTCCCCGGCAACGGGGTCCAATTGGGACACTGGAAGATAAGATGTTCACTCGGGACTGATGCACTCGCGGCGAAGTGTGAGCAGGATTCCTTACATCCATTGACTCGATACATCGCATCTTTCTGCCGTCCCATTCCTGCTGCAGAGCCCCGTCGGCGGGGGCGTTCGCTGCCTCGCGCCGGCCGGGCCGGGCGTGACCGTCGGGGCTGGTGACGGTCGTCACCAGCCCGGCCGCCGACACGCCCGGGACCGACATGTGGGGTGTGACAACGGCAGCGTCCCTATATATGGTGTCGAGCGCAGCTGGTTCGGCCGCTCATCCGGAGCGGTCGAGGCAACAGGGAACCCGGTGAAAATCCGGGACTGTCCCGCAGCGGTGAGTGGGAACGACCGCCGTCATCAGCACTGGACCACCAATCGGTCTGGGAAGCGACGGCCAGTAGGAGACCGGCGAACCCGGTCGTGCCCGCGAGTCCGAAGACCTGCCAGCGCGCCGCGCACCCGCACCCGGGTGGGCGGCGGTCCGAGGCCGCGTGGGACGGCTGACGCCACCCGACCCACGTCCGCATGGCGTGGCGTCCGCCGGTGTCTGTCTCCACGCGTCCGAGGGCCATCAGGTCTCGAACTCGCGAGGAGTGAGTGGTGACAGTCACCGAGGTAGTCCCGGCCAGCGGCGACGCGGCCCTGCGACGGACGCCGATGCAGGTCCGCAAGCGCAACGGCACCACCGAGTCGGTGGAGTTGAACAAGATCGTCCGGGCGATCGAGCGGTGGTCCGACGACCTGACCGACGTCGACCCGATGCGCGTCGCCACCCGCACGATCAGCGGCCTGTACGACGGCGCGACGACGGCCGAGTTGGACCGGCTGTCCATCCAGACCGCGGCCGAGATGATCGGTGAGGAACCGCAGTACTCGCGTCTCGCCGCCCGGCTCCTGTCCGGCTACGTCGACAAGGAGGTGCGTCGGCAGGGCGTCACCTCGTTCAGCGCGGCGATCCGGATCGGCCACGCCGAGGGGCTCATCGGTGACGACACCGCGGCGTTCGTCGCCGCGCACGCCGCGATGCTCGACGACGCCATCGATCCGGACGGTGACCGGCGGTTCGAGTACTTCGGCCTGCGCACGGTGTACGACAGGTACCTGCTGCGCCACCCCACCAGCCGGCTGGTGCTGGAGACCCCGCAGTACTGGCTGTTGCGGGTGGCCTGTGGGCTGTCCCAGACGCCGGACGAGGCGATCGGCTTCTACCGGCTGATGGCCAGCCTGGCTTATCTGCCCAGCTCACCGACGTTGTTCAACTCCGGGACCCGACACACCCAGATGTCCTCCTGCTACCTGGTTGACTCGCCGCTCGACGAGTTGGACTCGATCTACCAGCGGTACGCCCAGGTCGCCAACCTGTCCAAGTTCGCCGGCGGCATCGGCATCGCGTACTCCCGGGTCCGGTCCCGGGGCGCGTTGATCCGCGGCACCAACGGGCAGTCCAACGGGATCGTGCCGTGGCTGCGCACGCTCGACGCCAGCGTCGCCGCGGTCAACCAGGGCGGGCGGCGCAAGGGCGCGGCGTGCGTCTACCTGGAGCCGTGGCACCCGGACATCGAGGAGTTCCTGCAACTGCGGGACAACACCGGCGAGGACGCCCGGCGCACCCACAACCTGAACCTGGCCAACTGGGTGCCGGACGAGTTCATGCGCCGGGTCGAGGCCGACGAGATGTGGTCGCTGTTCGACCCGCACGAGGTGCCCGAGCTACCCGACCTGTGGGGGGAGCGGTTCGACGCCGTCTACCGGGAGGCCGAGGCGCAGGGTCGCTACGTGCGGCAGGTCCCGGCACGGGAGCTGTACGGGAAGATGATGCGGACCCTCGCCCAGACCGGCAACGGGTGGATGACCTTCAAGGACGCCGCCAACCGGCTGTGCAACCAGACCGCCGAACCGGGCAACGTGGTGCACCTGTCCAACCTCTGCACCGAAATCGTCGAGGTGTCCAGCGACGCCGAGACCGCCGTCTGCAACCTCGGTTCGGTCAACCTCGCCGCCCACCTCACCGACGACGGCATCGACTGGGAGCGACTACGCGCCACGGTCCGTACCGCGGTGACCTTCCTCGACCGGGTCATCGACATCAACTACTACCCGACCCCGCAGGCGGCGGCGAGCAACCCCCGCTGGCGGCCGGTCGGGCTCGGCCTGATGGGCCTGCAGGACGTGTTCTTCGCACTGCGGCTGCCGTTCGACTCCCCGGTCGCGCGGGAGTTGTCCACGCGGATCAGCGAGGAGCTGTACCTGACCGCGCTGGAGACCTCCGCCGACCTGGCCCGCCGTTTCGGCGCGCATCCGGCGTACGGGGAGACCCGGGCCGCGCGGGGCCAGCTGCAGCCGGACCTGTGGGGTGTCGAGGGTACGCAGACCGCGCGCTGGGCCGCGTTGCGGCAGCGGGTCGAGGCGTACGGGCTGCGCAACTCGCTGCTGGTGGCGGTCGCGCCGACCGCGACCATCGCCTCGATCGCCGGGTGCTACGAGTGCATCGAGCCGCAGGTGTCCAACCTGTTCAAGCGCGAGACCCTGTCGGGGGAGTTCCTCCAGGTCAACACCGCTCTGGTACGCGAGCTGAAGGCCCGCGGTCTGTGGACCGACCGGATCCGCTCGGCGATCAAGCGCGCCGAGGGGTCGGTGCAGGACATCGCTGAGTTGCCGGCCGGCGTCCGGGAGCTGTTCCGCACCGCATGGGAGCTGCCGCAGCGGGCGCTGATCGACCTGGCCGCCGCCCGCGCCCCGTTCATCGACCAGTCTCAGTCGCTGAACCTGTTCCTGGCCGCGCCCACCATCGGCAAGCTCTCCTCGATGTACCTGTACGCCTGGAAGGCCGGGCTGAAGTCCACCTACTACCTGCGCTCGCGCCCGGCCACGCGGATTCAGCAGGCCACTGTCAGCGCTGTCGCACCCGTCGTCGTCGACGCGGAGGCGCTGGCCTGCTCGCTGGAGAACCCCGAGTCGTGCGAGGCCTGCCAGTGACCACCGCCGACACCGCCGACACCGCCGACACGAGGACCACGCACATGCTGCTCGACCCCGGGATGGACCTCACCCTCCGCCCCATGCGCTACCCGCACTTCTTCGACCGCTTCCGCGACGCCATCCGCAACACCTGGACGGTCGAGGAGGTCGACCTGCACGCCGACCTCGCCGACCTCGACAAGCTGTCGCCGGCCGAGCGGCACCTGGTCAGCCGGCTGGTGGCGTTCTTCGCCACCGGCGACACGATCGTCGCGAACAATCTGGTGCTCAACCTCTACCAGCACGTCAACAGCCCCGAGGGTCGCCTCTACCTGTCCCGGCAGCTGTTCGAGGAGGCCGTGCACGTCCAGTTCTATCTCAACCTGCTCGACACGTACGTGCCCGACGAGAGCGAGCGGTTCGCCGCCTTCGCCGCGATCGAGAACATCCCCTCGATCCGGCGCAAGGCCGAATTCTGCTTCCGCTGGATCGACTCGTTGAACGACCTGCGGGAGCTGCGGTCCCGGGAGGACCGGCGCACGTTCCTGCTCAACCTGATCTGCTTCGCCGCCTGCATCGAGGGACTGTTCTTCTACGGCGCGTTCGCGTACGTCTACTTCCTGCGCTCCCGTGGCCTGCTGCACGGGTTGGCCTCCGGCACCAACTGGGTGTTCCGGGACGAGTCCATGCACATGGCGTTCGCGTTCGACGTCGTCGACACCGTCCGCGGCGAGGAGCCGGACCTGTTCGACGACGATCTCGCCGACCAGGTTCGGCAGATGCTCACCGAGGCTGTCGAGTGTGAGGTGCAGTTCGCCGAGGACCTGTTGGGCCACGGCGTGCCCGGCCTGACGTTGACCGACATGCGGGAGTACCTCCAGCATGTCGCCGACCGCCGCCTCGCCCAGCTCGGCATCGCGCCGCACTACGGGTCGAGCAATCCGTTCGCCTTCATGGAGTTGCAGGACGTGCAGGAGCTGTCCAACTTCTTCGAGCGGCGGGTGTCGGCGTACCAGGTGGGGGTGACCGGCACCGTCGCCTTCGACGACGACTTCTAGGCGGCGACCTCGGTCCACGCGTTGCCCATGAGGAACGCCCCGTCCGCGCCGATCTTGCAGTTTCGGTCGCCGATATGCGCGTAATGCTCCTTATGTCGCGACAGGAAGTGCAAGATCGCGGGGAAGGGGCGTCCGGTCTCTCTGATCATGGAGTTGTGGTGCCTGACTTGGTGTTGCGCAGGCACTTGTCACCCACCACAACTCCATGATCGACGAGGCGGTGCGGGGTTGACGAACAGCCACTCCGTCTAAACGCGATGGTGCTCAGCTACTTCTTATCAATCGATCAAGGAAGCGGCGCGCTCAGCTCTGGGCTTCTGCGACGTAGACACCTTTGCCTGGATGGCCCTCGACCAACTCGCGGTCTTTGAGGATCGTCATGACCCGGTTGATGGTGGAGATATGCACGCCGTACTGCTCGGCCAACTCACGGGTGGACGGCAGTTTCTCGCCTGGAGCAAGCTCACCAGATTTGATTTTTCCCGCAATCTCGTTGGCGATCCGCCGGTAGTCCACTCGCTCGGTCGGCATCGGTCGATCTCCGTAGGGTTCCCTGGTTTCGGCAAACTCCTGGGTTCCGGCCGCACCCCCACCTGGGGGAGCACGGCAGATGGTCGCTGCTCCCAGGTGGGGCCAACGTCGTGAACGCGGGAGGGTGCCGCCGTGCCGATCGATGAACCGGTAAGTCGGGCAGACGAACTGTTCGCCGCGATGCGGACACTTGATGCTCACTGGACTCGGGCACCTGACCAGCCGTGGCGTTCAGGCGGCTGCCTCGAGTGCTCGAGTCAGAGCGAATGTGGTCAGCTCGATTGGTCGTTGGGTGTTGTGGCGGACGTTGCATCGATCATGTTGCAGAAGTAGCGATGGACGCTGAGCAGTGCGGCGAGTTCGACGACGACTTCTAGGCGGCGACCGATCCCGGGGCCTGGCGTCGCTTGGTGAGCCACCGCATCACGTGCAGGGGGTGCGACGCCGGGTCCGGAATCGGGTGGAAGACGTGCTCGACCTCGCC encodes:
- a CDS encoding amidohydrolase family protein, whose translation is MTTNEAPPGSGIVDAHHHLWVRARHPQPWIDPHTMAAIDDDFTPVDLAPVARAVGVTQTVVVQSVAARTETPELLGIAADDPLIAGVVGWVDLTADSVGDRLDRLRAARGGDWLVGIRHVVQSESDPAYLDRPDVRRGIAAVGAAGLAFDLLVRDHQLPAATRLVRDLPQMRFVLDHLGKPSLGHDGLGDWPRDLRALAAEPNTTAKLSGLVTEVDGPSWTTADLRPAIEHALDVFGPNRLMFGSDWPVCLLATSYTRWVEALTDLLDPLADDERAAIWRRTARRAYRLETS
- a CDS encoding ABC transporter permease → MSTVEATAGSQRGELSDWVRERVSHAVSELTAATALVVLFIALTVASPYFLTADNLFNIGAQTAVIAIIATAQTMVIITKGIDLSVGSVAALAGVVGAMVVRDLGFSLWAATVVAIGVGALAGLLNGLLVTVARIPPFIATLGTMSVGRGLVFIVSGAVGVYGLPRSFQLLGNGEILGIPFAVVITVLVAVGVAFLLSQTRFGQYTYAMGSNLEAARRSGIRVRRHLTGVYVLAGVLVGLGGMIAASRVNSGQPNYGISLELDVIAAAVIGGASLFGGQGRIVGTIIGAFLIALVRNGAVLLDISIHYQQVIVGLIIWAAVYFDQYRRRRLEARG
- a CDS encoding ABC transporter substrate-binding protein; translated protein: MAHTTTSRRARRPILRAQAILAVAAATALLSACGGVEVRDGGDGATKDASGPLKLAVVPKAVGADYWNTVKAGAECAAQRAGDVTVQWDGVTTETDVEGQVNLIQNFVTKKVDGIVYAATDSSALAPATDQALGANIPVAMIDSGTSPQPSSVPLFATDNRASATEAAKMLATELGPGNHEVALVEFQPGSQTNTERVDGFKAGLAQFPNLKLVGQQPSRSDVNEARRVTENILTANPNLAGIFAANEPSVLGAAQAIQAANKSGKVVIIGWDAAPDEIAGVRSGQISALVVQNPFKMGYFGVDKMVKHLRDKAPLASADTGVTFVTKENIDSAEIKAVLEPSCANPPVQ
- a CDS encoding ATP-binding cassette domain-containing protein encodes the protein MGTTPTATADSDRQPTTDEPPVLEARGIVKRFGHVEALRGADFTVHRGEVVALIGDNGAGKSTLIKTLSGVHPPDEGEIRVDGRPVQFSTPLDARRAGVETVYQDLAVADDLSVAANLYLGRELLRSGPLGRLGLLDKRAMRQGAAAALDELGVRIPRVTTPIAMLSGGQRQCVAVARAIIWATSVVILDEPTAALGVVQTQRVLDVVRRARDAGMSVVLVSHNMPQVLEIADRVEVLRLGRRAARLRADEVTTDDLVAAMTGSISGAERDER
- a CDS encoding FadR/GntR family transcriptional regulator, producing MSRTDEVVNGIKRMILEGRFKPGDRLPIEKDLAESLGVSRGSLREGMSALSILGIVNIRQGDGTYVTNLDAPQLLAPMGFVVDFQGQGDPRHIHTVRRLLECEAARLAATRITDEALAQAGDLLDEAARIAGQSPQDHERIMEIDIAFHRIIAVHAENPVLVGLIEAFAGRTLRGRLWRSLHEEGADRRTHDEHVAILRALRARDPERARVRMANHLIGVEESLHGLPDDGDTNAEPARF
- a CDS encoding enolase C-terminal domain-like protein — protein: MPQITAVTVEDVRFPTSLTADGSDAMNKDGDYSAAYVVLHTDGVDSVGAPLAGHGLTFTIGRGNDIVAAAAVHQAQRLVGLDVATMAADMGAVYRFLTSDSQLRWLGPEKGVVHLSLAAVLNASWDLVARVADKPLWRLLVDMSPEQLVDIADLRYLSDALTRDEALAILRAKESTKADRLAELDRTGYPAYTTSAGWLGYGDDKLRRLCQEAVDTGYGYVKLKVGANLDDDIRRCGIAREILGPHRNLMIDANQVWDVGQAIEWVKALAQFEPLWIEEPTSPDDILGHAAVRRAVAPIGVATGEHCHNRVMFKQLFQAGAIDFCQLDTGRLASINEIVAVLLLAAKFDVPVCPHAGGVGLCEMVQHVSVLDYVSISGDLTDRVTEFVDHLHEHFTDPCIVRDAGSGSGYVLPSQPGYSTRMRPESVALYRFPDGPYWAATHPTTVSSPEPYVIAGGTAAPAGR
- a CDS encoding ribonucleoside-diphosphate reductase subunit alpha, translated to MQVRKRNGTTESVELNKIVRAIERWSDDLTDVDPMRVATRTISGLYDGATTAELDRLSIQTAAEMIGEEPQYSRLAARLLSGYVDKEVRRQGVTSFSAAIRIGHAEGLIGDDTAAFVAAHAAMLDDAIDPDGDRRFEYFGLRTVYDRYLLRHPTSRLVLETPQYWLLRVACGLSQTPDEAIGFYRLMASLAYLPSSPTLFNSGTRHTQMSSCYLVDSPLDELDSIYQRYAQVANLSKFAGGIGIAYSRVRSRGALIRGTNGQSNGIVPWLRTLDASVAAVNQGGRRKGAACVYLEPWHPDIEEFLQLRDNTGEDARRTHNLNLANWVPDEFMRRVEADEMWSLFDPHEVPELPDLWGERFDAVYREAEAQGRYVRQVPARELYGKMMRTLAQTGNGWMTFKDAANRLCNQTAEPGNVVHLSNLCTEIVEVSSDAETAVCNLGSVNLAAHLTDDGIDWERLRATVRTAVTFLDRVIDINYYPTPQAAASNPRWRPVGLGLMGLQDVFFALRLPFDSPVARELSTRISEELYLTALETSADLARRFGAHPAYGETRAARGQLQPDLWGVEGTQTARWAALRQRVEAYGLRNSLLVAVAPTATIASIAGCYECIEPQVSNLFKRETLSGEFLQVNTALVRELKARGLWTDRIRSAIKRAEGSVQDIAELPAGVRELFRTAWELPQRALIDLAAARAPFIDQSQSLNLFLAAPTIGKLSSMYLYAWKAGLKSTYYLRSRPATRIQQATVSAVAPVVVDAEALACSLENPESCEACQ
- a CDS encoding ribonucleotide-diphosphate reductase subunit beta — translated: MLLDPGMDLTLRPMRYPHFFDRFRDAIRNTWTVEEVDLHADLADLDKLSPAERHLVSRLVAFFATGDTIVANNLVLNLYQHVNSPEGRLYLSRQLFEEAVHVQFYLNLLDTYVPDESERFAAFAAIENIPSIRRKAEFCFRWIDSLNDLRELRSREDRRTFLLNLICFAACIEGLFFYGAFAYVYFLRSRGLLHGLASGTNWVFRDESMHMAFAFDVVDTVRGEEPDLFDDDLADQVRQMLTEAVECEVQFAEDLLGHGVPGLTLTDMREYLQHVADRRLAQLGIAPHYGSSNPFAFMELQDVQELSNFFERRVSAYQVGVTGTVAFDDDF
- a CDS encoding GntR family transcriptional regulator is translated as MPTERVDYRRIANEIAGKIKSGELAPGEKLPSTRELAEQYGVHISTINRVMTILKDRELVEGHPGKGVYVAEAQS